Proteins encoded by one window of Geobacter sp. DSM 9736:
- the rnpA gene encoding ribonuclease P protein component gives MTCGFPKEERLLKRPDFISLSAGGKKFPSSNFLVIVRKNHLGHPRVGLTVSRKVGNAVVRNRVKRLIREFFRMNKSLFDEADHSIIAKPGASHLDFRTVSAELVKVLSRAHAKL, from the coding sequence ATGACCTGCGGGTTCCCGAAGGAGGAACGCCTCCTCAAGCGCCCTGACTTCATCTCACTCTCAGCAGGCGGGAAGAAATTTCCTTCGTCGAATTTCCTGGTTATTGTGAGGAAAAACCACCTGGGTCATCCACGAGTGGGCCTAACCGTCAGCCGCAAAGTGGGCAACGCGGTTGTCCGAAACAGGGTGAAGCGGCTGATCAGGGAATTTTTCCGGATGAACAAGTCTCTATTCGACGAGGCTGATCATTCAATCATTGCCAAGCCAGGTGCATCGCACCTGGACTTCAGGACGGTGAGCGCCGAACTAGTCAAGGTGCTCTCCCGCGCACATGCAAAGCTATGA
- the yidC gene encoding membrane protein insertase YidC, producing MEKRVLIAVVLSIAVLYGYSWFMPAPPKQQGNVPKETAVQQAVAPAPVNPAPTSPVPATAGTEREVTVETDYMTAVLTTRGAGIKKVVLKQYKDSAGAAGKPVAIVRELSGSTLASAATGFDIPSDPVFTVTGDSLVVSGDETRELVFTYVSPQGLVLKKIFTFKGAAYGIQVREQVENSGGARQSGNLRLILTSRIDTAEEGKSYGTYGAVTYAEEKLLSDTVKDISKGAKSYSQSVLWTGFQDTYFVTAILSQNGSIGTVQLQRAPADHIQNVVTSPLLTLNPGESAAVSYKAYLGPKDLDILKAQGNRLEEVIDFGWFSSLAKPLLYAMKYFYNYTGNYGVAIIIITVILKLLFFPLTHKSYKSMKEMQKIQPKMNELREKYKNDRDAMNRAVMELYKTHKVNPLGGCLPMLVQIPVFFALYKALMYSIELRHAPFMLWIVDLSAKDPYYVTPIIMGVTMFIQQKMTPTNMDPMQAKIMLALPVVFTFMFLNFPSGLVLYWLVNNVLTIAQQAYINKSLGTAEA from the coding sequence ATGGAAAAAAGAGTTCTCATTGCTGTCGTTTTGTCCATAGCAGTTCTCTATGGATACTCGTGGTTCATGCCCGCTCCTCCCAAACAACAGGGAAATGTACCGAAGGAGACGGCTGTTCAACAAGCCGTTGCACCTGCACCGGTCAATCCGGCTCCGACATCCCCGGTACCCGCGACTGCAGGTACGGAACGGGAAGTCACCGTAGAGACCGATTATATGACAGCGGTACTCACTACCCGAGGCGCAGGCATAAAGAAGGTGGTGTTGAAGCAGTATAAAGATTCAGCCGGCGCTGCCGGTAAGCCCGTCGCTATCGTCAGGGAGCTTTCCGGCTCGACCCTGGCATCTGCCGCCACCGGATTCGACATCCCTTCAGATCCGGTTTTCACCGTTACCGGTGACAGTCTTGTCGTCTCAGGGGATGAAACTCGAGAACTTGTGTTCACCTATGTGTCACCCCAGGGTCTGGTGCTCAAGAAGATCTTTACCTTCAAGGGGGCCGCTTACGGGATACAGGTCAGGGAGCAGGTGGAGAACTCGGGTGGAGCCAGGCAGAGCGGGAACCTGCGCCTTATCCTGACCTCCCGCATTGATACTGCGGAAGAGGGAAAGAGTTACGGTACTTATGGCGCGGTCACCTATGCCGAAGAAAAGCTTCTAAGCGATACGGTCAAGGACATTTCGAAGGGGGCCAAAAGCTACTCCCAAAGTGTCTTGTGGACAGGGTTCCAGGATACCTACTTCGTCACCGCAATTCTCTCCCAGAATGGTTCGATAGGAACCGTGCAGCTTCAGCGCGCCCCCGCAGACCATATCCAGAATGTCGTCACATCACCTCTCCTCACTCTCAACCCCGGTGAATCCGCCGCTGTTTCCTACAAGGCGTACCTCGGACCGAAGGATCTCGACATCCTCAAGGCGCAGGGAAACCGCCTGGAGGAGGTAATTGATTTCGGCTGGTTCTCTTCGCTTGCAAAGCCGCTTCTTTACGCAATGAAATACTTCTACAACTACACTGGCAATTATGGCGTCGCCATTATCATCATAACTGTCATACTGAAGCTCCTCTTTTTCCCGCTCACCCACAAAAGCTACAAATCAATGAAGGAGATGCAGAAGATTCAGCCCAAGATGAACGAGCTGCGGGAGAAGTATAAGAACGATCGGGATGCAATGAACCGGGCAGTAATGGAACTTTACAAGACCCATAAGGTGAACCCGCTCGGGGGCTGTCTCCCGATGCTCGTGCAGATCCCCGTCTTCTTTGCCCTTTACAAGGCGCTCATGTACTCCATCGAGCTGCGGCATGCACCTTTCATGCTCTGGATTGTCGACTTGTCGGCGAAGGATCCCTATTACGTTACCCCCATAATCATGGGGGTCACCATGTTCATACAGCAGAAAATGACCCCGACCAACATGGACCCGATGCAGGCTAAAATCATGCTTGCGCTGCCGGTCGTCTTCACCTTCATGTTCCTGAATTTCCCTTCGGGCCTTGTTCTGTACTGGCTTGTGAACAACGTGCTCACCATAGCCCAACAGGCTTATATCAACAAATCCCTCGGGACTGCGGAGGCGTAG
- the yidD gene encoding membrane protein insertion efficiency factor YidD — MITEALISVIRLYQKYLSPFKGSTCRFYPSCSHYSVHAINKHGLGKGILLSIRRLAKCHPWHPGGYDPA, encoded by the coding sequence ATGATAACCGAAGCTTTGATATCAGTCATCAGATTGTATCAAAAGTACCTGTCTCCCTTTAAAGGGTCAACCTGTCGATTTTACCCCTCCTGTTCCCACTATTCCGTACATGCAATTAATAAACACGGTCTCGGCAAGGGCATACTTCTGAGCATCCGCCGTCTGGCGAAGTGTCACCCGTGGCACCCCGGCGGCTATGATCCTGCCTGA